The DNA segment TTAGCATCAACAACAGCAATGGTAATTCGCAAATTCATATGGGAGCATATCATTTGCAGATTTGGGTTACCATTGCGCATTATTTCTGATAATGGCACCAATTTCGCCGCAGAAGACCTTCAGAAATGGTTCAAGGAAATGAACATTGAGCACAGCTTCGCCTCCGTcgcgcatcctcaagcgaatggtcAGGTAGAAAGCATAAACAAACAAATCGTTGATGGTATAAAAGCGCGACTAGGGACAGCGCGCAGAGGATGGGTTGACGAGCTTCCCAGCATCCTCTGGGCACATCGAACAATGCCAAAGACTAGCACCGGAGAAACTCCGTTTAGTTTAGTCTATGGGTCAGAAGCCGTCATTCCAGCCGAAATAGGCCTACCCTCGCCGCGCATGTTAGCAATGGAAAAACAGGACAACGAGCAAGAACGGAGGATAGATTTAGACCTgctggaagaaaggcgcgagaacgcgGCCATAGCAGAAGCAAGGTACAAGTCCAAGTTAGAGAAATATTACAACGCGCGTGTGCGCATCGGCACTTTTGTCCCCGGAGATTTTGTCTTACGCGACAACGAGGCTTCAAACGCTGAGAAACCCGGAAAATTAGCGCCGaggtgggaaggaccctatgtcATCAACGAAGTCTTGGGTAAAGGAGCATATACCCTAAAAAGGGTTGATGGGACTCTAATTCCCCGCACCTGGAACGCGCAACAGTTGCGCAGGTGTTACATGCAAGCCAATCCTTTAAAACAAAAAGAACATACAGGCACTGTATTTCTCCATCTTATCTTGTATTACAGGCCTTGCGCTTTTATCAATGCACGTATTATCCTTAGTAACATCACTGTCTATTACAAATTGCATGAAATTTCTTTGGTTCGCGCGAAAACGACATGGGAAAACATTGTATACCTCATGAACAGTCTCAAAACAGGCAAACTGTTGacaaacgttcacacatgagcacaataccattCCTCATTCGCCTCACCTATTCTAAAGTAATTACacacatgcaacatattgtaataCGTACATATACGGATCATAGTAAACAATCTTCAAAAGAGTATATCATCATATACATTATCAAAAAGTGTGAACATAGACACTTAACAAGATCATAACAGTGATCTTCAAAAAATCCTGTCCAATACCCAGAAGCTACAACAAAAAAGCATTAACAAAAGACAGAGGTAGACCCTAGGCTTCAATAGCCAGTCAAACACCAGAACCATCATCAACAGACGACACCTGCCTGTTCCGGCGAACTTTCCGACGTCGGTACACCAACCGACACCCCCCTCTTTGAAGTATTGGAAACTGAGTCATCAGTCCATCAACATCCAATATAATATCAGCACCAGCAGAAACGGTAGCATGATGATAAATTTTGCACTCAGAATCAGCAACTACAAGAGGAACAGGATCGACCAGTTTCTTCACCGGTGCAATAATAAGAGGTGGTGAACGGGACAGAAGAACGAGACCTTCGGCAGCATCATACACTCTAAGAACATCTAGCAGGAGACGAGTATGGTAAGAACGCTTCATCCTCTTTAAACTCAACTAAAATCAAATATTTCAAGCATATATATAAAGAGAGCTCAACACCTTTAGAGAAAAGAGAAATCCATCATTAACTTTCAGAACTATCACATCCAAACGGCGCTACAGGGACTTAGGTCACTTCTTCAATTAATGAAGACTGACAAAGCGCCATTTCAAATCTCGAGACCAATGAGGAAAAATGTTCACACTTACTGACAAGTGACATCATTACCTGACAGAGCATGATTACAAGTCACATTTTTTCCtctcaaaaaaaataaataaaataaaataaataataatataatacaaAATTCAACCATCTCATAATTTTCTTGTCTTATAGCGCTCAAAAAAGACTTTTTCTCtcctaagtccagtgctccacttatttgcataagtacaacactagactggggggacttgaaggggtaaggtcccaaaaatccCACAAAAGGATATGGGACCATACCACCAAACCGACCTTTCAACCCTtctaaccttgcgcggccgcgcattagTCTtgcagaaggaagaaagaaatCAACGAACAAcagtcgcgcgcccaaagggaaAACTAAACCCTTGCGCCACTTTCCATTTAAAAAAAGGTCAAGACCCTGAGACCAAAAGGTCCACccaaatatccagacttggatattattttaccCAGACTTAGGATCTATCCAACTGTGTGCACACGGTAAAGtgccacaccagattacagcagtaatcttctagaagaaatatGATCGTACACCACCCAGACGAttgtaaccgtctggacacgtgtcatcatcacaaACATTCATGAAATCACCacgatagcatgtaattggagaatgatctccactcaaaccactttccacgtggcaaatcCCCAACCATAGATCAAGGCGTGATCCGTGTGCACTCACAACGGATCAAAGCAACTTAATGAAAAGTAAAaagacttaacggaaggaaaagataaccgctacggtgttagcatcttccgttatcttttcaataacagattttccctccaaaactctcggttataaataggagaaccTTTCAGGTATGAACTCAGATCCAATCTCACTACTCAATTACCTTATCTTCTCcatacaaatacttattctcacaccggagtcgggtcaaggagagaacccccttctccccttgacgaggctaacggtgctctgttttgcagaatagCCGGAGAAGAAGTTCGACCACCACTGAACcaattgagagagaactaaccttttatgcggattcaaaccccctggtcCAACTGATTCCGATCCGTTGCACCAGTGTTTCTTCAAGAGGGTTGCTTACTCTTCGATCACGAGAATCTATtgaatttatttatataaaatctgagatttttcAGAAACCGAACATTATTTGAGCTCTCTAGTTATTATTGGTAAAAAATAGAACTTTCTGATGTATAACAAAAAAATTCTTGTTTCACCAATAACTACATACATTGTGAAAAGTTTATGGTTCAATAGATAATACTTGATAGTGTAATAGTTAGGATGTGCTCATGACATACGCATGTACTATTAATAGATCTGATAATCATATTTGTAAATTATACTTAGAAATTATGTTTAATACTAGTGGGTTATCACCCGCGCTTCATGGCGGGttcaaaacgtagataaaaagaAACAAATCGTAAACCTAACGATATAAAACCGCGCTGTAATGCCAAAAAATCTTAAACACGATATTTAATACTTTTGCGGAAAGTAGGCCcaagtttttttatattattttcacTTGAGAGCGTTACTTCTGTATAATTTTAAACACCAAAATACAACTTATATATATTAGCgtatatattattattgttattattagaTATTTTGTATATTAGGAGATTATTATTAGTTTGTATTGGTATTTATCTCTTTCCTAGTTTAGCTTATAGTTTTTGGGTATAATCTCTGTATATATATTTTAGACTGGGATGAATATATTTCAAGGAATTACGATTACctttatggtatcagagctttcaagctctaaaccctagttcttcacagaTCCCAGACTACGAGTCTACTGCCCagccttcttttttttttctcaacaCCCGCATTATCTTCACAAATAAGCCATGGTCGATACCAAGAAAACTGATGCTGGTTCATCATCTGACCCTAAAACACCTAATCTCCATCCTGTTTATACTGTTACAAACATCCAGAACAAGGTGCGGGTTCTGGATGGTACCAAGGTCACCTATTCGTCTTGGGTGAAACTGTTTCAATTGACTGCTCGTGGTTACAAAGTAACAAACCACATCGATGGCACCCTTCCACCGGAGAAAACTAATCCTGACTACGAGTGATGCCATTGTTCTGTAGTGGATTTATAGTACCCTCTCTGATGATCTCCTGGTTCGTGTTCTTGAAACTGACTCTACTGCTTTAGAGGCCTGGTTACGCATCAAAGGCTTGTTCACCAACAACAAAGGAGCTAGGGCAGCCACGTGGAACATTAGTTTGTTAATCTGACTCTGAAATCCATGCCATCTCTCGACGCCTATTGCCAGCGATTAAAGGATATTGCTAATCAACTGGCTGATGTTGACCAACCGGTCTCCAATCAGCGCCTCATCCTTCAATTAGTTAGGGGCTTACCATCTGAATTTGACACGACTGCAAGCATCATCAACAAGGAAATTCCTACATGGGAAGAGGCTGTTAGTTTGCTTCAGTCTGATCAGCAGCGACAAGAGGCACGGGAATCCCTTAACGCTTCAGCCGCCTCGTCAAATGTCATGACTATCTCTGAAGATCAGCAACCACCACACCGCAGGCAGCAGCAACAGCCTACACGCGGAGGTGGTGGCTCATACAGGGGCGGCGGCAGGGGTAATCGTCGCGGCGATGGTTCGGGTCAAAAACTAGCGTAACAACAGGCAATATGGACAACAAAACTCTGGATCTTCAGGTTCTTCGGGACAGCCCAATTACAATGGGTCCTGGCCCAATAACAACAGTAACCGACGATCAAATAGGCCCATGGGTCCTTGGGCTAACTAGTGAATGGCCCAATCCCCAGCCCCATGGTATCCACCACCACCCTGCCCATACCCGACGATGCCAGGGTGGGCTTCCCCTTGGCCTCAAGGTTTCGGCTCACAAAACAACCAGTCCCAATCATCAGCAGCCCAAACACCTCAGGCACATTTAACAGAAGTGAACCCAATGGATCCTCAGGCCCTTGCTGATGCTTTTTAGGTCCTAAATGTTCAAGAAACTGATGATGGTGAAGACCCATGGGAGATGGACACTGGTGCTACTAATCACGTCACTGGGGACCAAGGTAAAATCTC comes from the Helianthus annuus cultivar XRQ/B chromosome 4, HanXRQr2.0-SUNRISE, whole genome shotgun sequence genome and includes:
- the LOC110933330 gene encoding uncharacterized protein LOC110933330, with protein sequence MPSLDAYCQRLKDIANQLADVDQPVSNQRLILQLVRGLPSEFDTTASIINKEIPTWEEAVSLLQSDQQRQEARESLNASAASSNVMTISEDQQPPHRRQQQQPTRGGGGSYRGGGRGNRRGDGSGQKLA